A genomic window from Aquila chrysaetos chrysaetos chromosome 21, bAquChr1.4, whole genome shotgun sequence includes:
- the HMGB3 gene encoding high mobility group protein B3, protein MAKGDPKKPKGKMSAYAFFVQTCREEHKKKNPEVPVNFAEFSKKCSERWKTMSSKEKAKFDEMAKADKVRYDREMKDYGPAKGGKKKKDPNAPKRPPSGFFLFCSEFRPKIKSTNPGISIGDVAKKLGEMWNNLSDGEKQPYNNKAAKLKEKYEKDVADYKSKGKFDGAKGAATKAARKKVEEEDEEEEEDEEEEDEDDDDE, encoded by the exons ATGGCTAAAGGCGATCCGAAGAAGCCCAAGGGCAAGATGTCTGCCTATGCCTTCTTTGTGCAGACGTGCCGTGAGGAACATAAGAAAAAGAACCCAGAGGTTCCAGTCAACTTTGCAGAGTTTTCCAAGAAGTGCTCGGAGAGGTGGAAG acCATGTCAAGCAAGGAGAAGGCTAAATTTGATGAAATGGCAAAGGCTGATAAGGTACGATATGATAGAGAAATGAAGGACTATGGACCAGCTAAGGGTGGCAAGAAGAAGAAGGACCCCAATGCCCCAAAACGACCACC GTCtggcttcttcctcttctgttcagAGTTCCGCCCCAAGATCAAGTCCACAAACCCTGGCATATCCATCGGGGATGTAGCAAAGAAACTGGGCGAAATGTGGAACAACCTCAGTGATGGTGAAAAGCAGCCTTATAACAATAAGGCAGCTAAACTGAAGGAGAAGTACGAGAAG GATGTTGCAGACTACAAGTCTAAAGGAAAGTTTGATGGCGCAAAGGGAGCAGCAACCAAAGCTGCTCGGAAAAAGGTAGAGGAAGAAGacgaagaggaggaggaggatgaagaagaggaggatgaagatgatgatgatgaataA